From one uncultured Paludibacter sp. genomic stretch:
- a CDS encoding TonB-linked outer membrane protein, SusC/RagA family has product MKNKRMTFSLLIFLSFTTIFAQELKIQGIVTDKKTGETLIGANVLQKGTTNGTLTSFDGNFTISVPPGSTLLISYVGYEPQEVLIKSDAPLSIALSTNEKILEEVVVVGYGTKKAGAVTGSVVQVKSEDILKTPANSAIQSIQGKAAGVNIIATDEPGKSPTVMIRGINTVLGGGTPLFVIDGIEATSLNGLSSNDIETIDVLKDASSLAIYGNKGASGVILVTTKKGNIGKIKINYDGYVGFKGMMKTVDMADTYHFVYYQNFAAGRMRFAENQPYDTNWLKEITRTGMTTNNALSLSGGTENINYYFGVTHYTEKGILKGTDYNRTNFINKNEYKLFNNKLKIVQSFNIAVINNVPQPLSAFTAAYKQAPIMPVKYEDGKWGMPFIDADGVMTEVGDKFNNVPNPVAMLDYDIVKNRNITFFGTLGGEFQLLKDLKFTSTYGATIDWGAGYTYTPNEINWFSQNPTAAVFPNKYYSTLTQSRSNFYVWNWDNYFTYNKNFDEHGITAVLGVTRSTARTTQYLSATRYNVPAQSNYWTLNLSKNDDKTAPSSLISNWNETPLVNLGYFGRIDYDYNRKYLLTASLRRDGISDFQGSQKWGMFPAISAGWIVSSESFFEKYTQIFDYLKLKIGYGEIGNGNACPSVNQVLFNNGATYPFGTSEIISPGSYVPYAVDPNLTWETTKELGGGVEFRVLKQRLFGTIELYRKLTDNVILPVKLPPVLSPGDVYLNAGKVENKGIETMLTWDDKIGDEFKYKVGVNFAYNKNAVINIYSPYFDKLTGGDLGNGHYTKEVHVGDPIGSFYVYKVTGYTIDGSFAYSDSRINSGSYIPKVTYGFNLGFDFKGFDFTTELYGVAGNKVYNGKKAQRWGGENVEMNELHDFWTPGNPSQTAKNPRPYSDTPWPSTYFVESGAYLRINNITLGYTLPKILKDIEQIRVFVTAVNPFIFTPYTGFSPELTGSGSPLGSAGIELDAYPTNKSLTMGVNINL; this is encoded by the coding sequence ATGAAGAACAAACGTATGACATTTAGTTTACTGATTTTTTTGTCATTTACCACAATCTTTGCTCAAGAATTAAAAATCCAAGGAATTGTTACAGACAAAAAAACAGGTGAAACACTTATTGGAGCCAATGTGCTTCAAAAAGGCACTACTAATGGAACCCTTACAAGCTTTGATGGAAATTTCACAATTAGTGTTCCTCCCGGATCTACTTTATTAATAAGTTATGTAGGTTATGAACCACAAGAAGTGTTAATAAAATCAGATGCACCATTGTCTATCGCCTTATCTACAAATGAAAAAATATTAGAGGAAGTTGTAGTAGTAGGTTATGGAACTAAAAAAGCAGGAGCTGTTACCGGTTCGGTAGTTCAAGTAAAATCAGAAGATATATTAAAAACACCGGCTAATTCTGCGATTCAATCTATACAAGGAAAAGCTGCAGGTGTTAATATTATTGCTACAGACGAACCTGGGAAATCTCCTACTGTTATGATTCGGGGTATAAATACCGTTTTAGGTGGAGGAACCCCTCTATTTGTAATTGATGGCATTGAAGCAACAAGTTTAAATGGTTTAAGCTCAAACGACATTGAAACAATTGATGTTTTAAAAGACGCATCCTCGCTTGCAATTTATGGAAATAAAGGTGCGAGTGGAGTAATTCTTGTAACAACCAAAAAAGGAAATATTGGAAAAATCAAAATTAATTATGATGGATATGTTGGCTTCAAAGGAATGATGAAAACAGTTGATATGGCAGACACTTATCATTTTGTATATTATCAAAATTTTGCTGCAGGAAGAATGCGATTTGCAGAAAATCAACCTTATGATACTAACTGGTTAAAAGAGATTACTCGAACAGGAATGACTACTAATAATGCTCTTTCTTTATCAGGAGGGACTGAAAATATAAACTATTATTTTGGTGTAACACATTATACAGAAAAAGGAATATTGAAAGGAACAGATTATAATAGAACTAACTTCATTAATAAAAACGAATATAAACTATTCAATAACAAATTAAAGATAGTTCAGAGTTTCAATATTGCCGTAATCAATAATGTTCCACAACCATTAAGCGCTTTTACTGCCGCATACAAACAAGCCCCTATTATGCCTGTGAAATATGAAGATGGAAAATGGGGAATGCCTTTTATTGATGCAGATGGAGTGATGACGGAAGTGGGAGATAAGTTTAACAATGTTCCTAATCCTGTAGCTATGCTGGATTATGATATTGTTAAAAACAGAAATATTACATTTTTTGGTACTTTAGGTGGAGAATTTCAGCTATTGAAGGATTTGAAATTTACTTCAACTTATGGTGCAACAATTGATTGGGGAGCAGGATATACTTATACACCAAATGAAATAAATTGGTTTAGTCAAAATCCTACAGCAGCCGTTTTTCCAAATAAATACTATAGTACTTTGACACAAAGTAGAAGTAATTTCTATGTATGGAACTGGGATAATTATTTTACTTATAATAAAAATTTTGATGAACATGGTATTACCGCAGTGCTTGGTGTTACGCGTTCTACGGCTCGTACTACACAGTATCTTTCAGCAACACGATACAATGTGCCTGCTCAATCTAATTATTGGACATTAAATTTATCGAAAAACGATGATAAAACAGCTCCATCATCGTTAATTTCAAACTGGAATGAAACGCCATTGGTAAACTTAGGTTATTTTGGAAGAATTGATTACGATTATAATAGAAAATACTTGCTTACAGCATCATTACGCAGAGATGGGATAAGTGATTTTCAAGGATCTCAAAAATGGGGGATGTTTCCGGCTATTTCCGCAGGTTGGATTGTTAGTAGTGAATCTTTCTTTGAAAAATACACACAAATTTTTGATTATTTGAAATTGAAGATTGGTTATGGTGAAATTGGTAACGGAAATGCTTGTCCATCTGTAAATCAAGTATTATTTAATAACGGAGCAACTTATCCTTTCGGTACTTCGGAAATAATATCTCCCGGTTCTTATGTACCCTATGCTGTTGATCCTAATCTTACTTGGGAAACGACTAAAGAGTTGGGAGGAGGAGTTGAATTTAGGGTTTTAAAACAACGATTATTTGGAACTATTGAACTTTACAGAAAATTGACAGACAATGTAATTCTTCCTGTAAAATTACCGCCTGTGCTTTCTCCCGGAGATGTTTATTTAAATGCAGGAAAAGTGGAAAATAAAGGGATAGAAACCATGTTAACTTGGGATGATAAAATTGGAGATGAATTTAAATATAAGGTAGGAGTAAATTTTGCATATAACAAAAATGCTGTTATAAATATTTATAGCCCATATTTTGATAAATTGACGGGAGGAGATTTAGGTAATGGACATTATACAAAAGAAGTGCATGTGGGAGATCCAATAGGTTCGTTCTACGTTTACAAAGTTACAGGATACACTATAGATGGATCATTTGCATATTCAGATTCGAGGATTAATTCCGGTTCATATATTCCCAAAGTTACCTATGGTTTTAATTTAGGATTTGATTTTAAAGGATTTGATTTTACAACTGAATTGTATGGTGTCGCAGGTAATAAAGTTTATAACGGCAAAAAAGCTCAACGCTGGGGAGGAGAAAACGTAGAAATGAATGAATTACATGATTTTTGGACACCAGGAAATCCAAGTCAAACAGCGAAAAATCCAAGACCTTATTCTGATACTCCATGGCCCTCTACATATTTCGTTGAGAGCGGAGCTTATTTGAGAATAAACAACATTACATTAGGCTATACATTACCTAAAATACTTAAAGACATTGAACAAATAAGAGTATTTGTTACGGCAGTAAATCCATTTATTTTTACTCCTTATACTGGATTCTCACCTGAATTAACGGGATCAGGTTCTCCACTTGGTTCTGCGGGTATAGAATTAGATGCTTATCCTACAAATAAATCACTTACAATGGGTGTAAATATTAATTTATAA
- a CDS encoding Pseudouridine synthase (fragment): MSFLMKTNNENRQRNGNFGTERNGKPFERRDGKPNFRANQRTATNFRDNKEEKPYNKFRKREENQENFGERRSFNKNNFDKDNRRNDNFGYKKKSFSNDEPRRXKLSFRTSKEVNESKFIETRFDNKERKVTFRPRKNSGNYDPNAKYSRKKQLEYSKSNVDPNKPIRLNKFLANAGVCSRREADEFIQAGVISVNGEIVSELGTKILPTDKVMFHNEPVQSERKIYILLNKPKDCVTTTEDTHARLTVLDLVKNACSERIYPVGRLDRNTTGVLLLTNDGDLASKLTHPKFEKKKIYHVVLDKNLERDDFETILSGVELEDFKIAADALDFIKEDSMREVGIEIHTGQNRIVRRIFEKLGYKIMRLDRVYFAGLTKKNLPRGKYRXLTEREVNMLKMGAXN, translated from the coding sequence TTGTCATTTTTAATGAAAACAAACAATGAAAATCGGCAACGGAATGGGAATTTCGGAACCGAACGCAATGGAAAACCATTTGAAAGACGAGACGGAAAACCCAATTTCCGTGCAAATCAACGAACCGCAACTAACTTCAGGGATAATAAGGAAGAAAAACCTTACAATAAATTCCGAAAAAGAGAAGAAAATCAGGAAAATTTTGGAGAAAGAAGGAGTTTCAACAAAAATAACTTCGATAAGGATAATCGTAGAAATGACAACTTCGGATATAAGAAAAAATCATTTTCAAACGACGAACCTCGCAGGGANAAACTGAGTTTCAGAACATCAAAAGAAGTAAACGAATCGAAATTTATTGAGACTCGTTTTGATAATAAGGAACGCAAAGTAACTTTCCGTCCCCGAAAAAATTCAGGAAATTACGATCCGAATGCCAAATACAGCAGAAAGAAACAACTGGAATATAGTAAATCTAACGTTGACCCAAACAAACCGATACGTTTAAATAAATTCCTTGCAAATGCAGGGGTTTGCTCCCGTCGGGAAGCGGATGAATTTATTCAAGCCGGAGTTATTTCTGTAAATGGAGAAATTGTTAGTGAATTAGGAACTAAAATTCTCCCGACTGACAAAGTAATGTTCCACAATGAACCGGTACAATCAGAACGTAAAATTTACATTTTGCTCAATAAACCCAAAGATTGTGTAACTACTACGGAAGACACGCACGCGCGACTTACTGTGCTTGATTTGGTGAAAAACGCCTGCAGCGAACGAATTTATCCCGTAGGGCGTTTGGACAGAAATACAACAGGCGTTTTACTTCTCACTAACGATGGAGATTTGGCTTCAAAACTTACCCACCCTAAATTTGAGAAAAAGAAAATTTATCACGTAGTGTTGGATAAAAATTTGGAAAGAGACGATTTTGAAACAATCTTGTCCGGAGTTGAATTAGAAGACTTTAAAATTGCCGCCGATGCGCTCGATTTTATAAAAGAAGATTCAATGAGAGAAGTGGGAATTGAAATTCACACGGGTCAAAATCGCATTGTACGTCGTATATTTGAGAAATTGGGCTATAAAATAATGCGGTTAGACCGTGTTTATTTTGCCGGATTAACAAAGAAAAATTTACCTCGNGGNAAATATCGTTTNCTTACNGAAAGAGAAGTGAATATGCTGAAAATGGGAGCTTANAATTAG
- a CDS encoding conserved hypothetical protein (Evidence 4 : Unknown function but conserved in other organisms) — translation MNKKDFFHIIPQNKAIQRMNEFGKNASPFLFXIDYKAXNAIVLTENEINAEKILFQFENATNIPEKSFFTNKKEFFFEKFPIQKSDYFEKINFVKHEIHRGNSFLTNLTQPTPIKTNLTLEDIFYRSKARYKLWLKDWFVVFSPEIFVKIDNGIISSYPMKGTIDASFPDAEKIILNNEKEKAEHATIVDLIRNDISMIADEVKVKRFRYVEKLHTNQFDLLQVSSHIEGKLPENYSENLGEIIFKLLPAGSISGAPKPKTLEIIEKAEQYERGFYTGVCGYFDGKNLDSAVMIRFIEQTGNQLVFKSGGGITFLSDAEKEYEELIQKVYVPIY, via the coding sequence ATGAATAAAAAAGATTTTTTTCATATTATTCCGCAGAATAAAGCCATTCAACGTATGAATGAGTTTGGNAAAAATGCTTCACCTTTTCTTTTTATNATAGATTACAAGGCGGNAAATGCTATTGTTCTTACTGAAAATGAGATAAATGCGGAAAAAATATTGTTTCAGTTTGAAAATGCTACAAATATTCCGGAAAAATCTTTTTTCACAAACAAAAAAGAATTCTTTTTTGAAAAATTTCCGATACAAAAATCGGATTATTTTGAAAAAATTAATTTTGTAAAACACGAAATTCACAGAGGAAACTCATTCCTTACCAATCTTACACAACCTACGCCTATTAAAACAAATCTTACTTTAGAAGATATTTTTTATCGTTCTAAAGCAAGATATAAACTTTGGTTAAAAGATTGGTTTGTAGTATTTTCTCCCGAAATTTTTGTGAAAATTGACAATGGAATCATTTCTTCGTACCCAATGAAAGGAACCATTGATGCTTCGTTTCCCGATGCCGAAAAAATTATTCTGAATAATGAAAAAGAAAAAGCTGAACACGCAACAATTGTAGATTTGATTCGGAACGATATAAGTATGATAGCTGATGAAGTGAAAGTAAAACGTTTTCGGTACGTTGAAAAATTACACACCAACCAATTTGATTTACTTCAAGTTAGTTCACATATTGAAGGAAAATTACCCGAAAATTATAGTGAAAACTTAGGCGAAATTATTTTTAAATTACTTCCGGCCGGTTCAATTTCAGGGGCTCCAAAACCTAAAACATTAGAAATTATTGAAAAAGCCGAGCAATACGAACGTGGTTTTTACACGGGTGTTTGCGGTTATTTCGATGGTAAAAACCTGGATTCTGCCGTTATGATTCGATTTATTGAACAAACCGGTAATCAACTTGTTTTCAAAAGCGGAGGCGGTATTACGTTTTTAAGCGATGCCGAAAAAGAATACGAAGAATTAATTCAAAAAGTATATGTCCCGATTTATTGA
- a CDS encoding conserved hypothetical protein (Evidence 4 : Unknown function but conserved in other organisms): protein MSRFIESIKLLEGKFYRLESHQERINKIFDEFFPEKEKITLSKIIDSQKIPQXGLFKFRVVFSSKTETVEIIPYTLPEIKSLKIIETDIPTTFYKSADREKINQAFSKKEDCDDILIVRNNLITDTSYCNIALFDGKNWFTPKTPLIYGTQRTSLLQKNKIIEKNITINDLSNYQSVCLFNAMIEFGEIIIPAKNIKR from the coding sequence ATGTCCCGATTTATTGAAAGCATCAAATTACTGGAAGGAAAATTTTATCGCTTAGAATCCCATCAAGAACGGATAAATAAAATTTTTGATGAATTTTTTCCTGAAAAAGAAAAAATTACGCTATCAAAAATAATTGACAGTCAGAAAATTCCACAAAANGGNCTTTTTAAATTTCGGGTTGTATTCAGTTCAAAAACAGAAACCGTTGAAATTATTCCGTATACACTGCCTGAAATAAAGAGTTTAAAAATAATTGAAACAGATATTCCTACCACCTTTTACAAATCTGCCGATAGAGAAAAAATAAATCAAGCGTTTTCAAAAAAAGAAGATTGCGACGATATTTTGATTGTAAGAAATAACTTGATAACCGATACCTCCTATTGTAATATTGCCTTATTTGATGGTAAAAACTGGTTTACCCCAAAAACACCTCTTATTTACGGAACACAACGAACATCTCTTTTGCAAAAAAATAAAATTATAGAAAAAAATATTACCATAAATGATTTATCCAATTATCAATCAGTTTGTTTATTTAATGCGATGATTGAATTTGGCGAAATAATTATTCCGGCAAAAAACATCAAAAGATAA
- a CDS encoding hypothetical protein (Evidence 5 : Unknown function) codes for MFDISKIGFIFAFDLRKMNNNSLHIILLGIIILLRSQRV; via the coding sequence TTGTTTGATATTTCAAAAATTGGTTTTATCTTTGCGTTCGATTTAAGAAAAATGAACAATAACAGTTTACATATTATTCTTCTCGGTATTATTATTCTCTTACGTAGTCAGAGAGTGTGA
- the leuA gene encoding 2-isopropylmalate synthase (Evidence 2a : Function from experimental evidences in other organisms; PubMedId : 4570778, 6171647, 6195343, 9298646; Product type e : enzyme), giving the protein MDKLFIFDTTLRDGEQVPGCQLNTVEKIQVAKALEELGVDVIEAGFPISSPGDFKSVVEISKAVTWPTICALTRGVQKDIEVAAQALEFAKHKRIHTGIGTSEYHIKYKFNSTQDEILERAIAATKYAKKYVEDVEFYCEDAGRTDNIYLAKVVEAVIKAGATVVNIPDTTGYCLPWEYGEKIKFLFENVKGIXKAIXSTHCXNDLGMATANTMAGVLNGARQVEVTINGIGERAGNTSLEEVAMILKCHKGMNIETQINTQKIYPISRLVSSLMNMPVQPNKAVVGRNAFAHSSGIHQDGVLKGRETYEIMDPKDVGIDENSIILTARSGRAALKHRLSMLGVEVENGKLDEIYGEFLKLADRKKDINDDDVLMLAGKERAEHQRIKIEYLQVTSGVGVKSVASLGLVIAGEKFEAAASGNGPVDAAIKALKQIIRREMNLQEFTIQAISRGSDDVGKVHMQVEYKGQIYYGFGANTDIIAASVEAYVNAINKFVK; this is encoded by the coding sequence ATGGACAAATTATTTATTTTTGACACCACATTGCGCGATGGAGAACAAGTTCCGGGATGCCAATTAAACACTGTAGAAAAAATTCAGGTTGCAAAAGCATTGGAAGAACTTGGTGTAGATGTAATCGAAGCCGGTTTTCCTATTTCAAGTCCGGGCGATTTCAAATCGGTAGTAGAAATTTCCAAAGCTGTTACGTGGCCTACGATTTGCGCTCTCACACGCGGCGTACAGAAAGATATTGAAGTAGCTGCGCAAGCACTGGAGTTTGCTAAGCATAAACGTATTCATACAGGAATCGGGACTTCGGAATATCATATCAAATATAAATTTAATTCTACACAAGATGAAATTTTGGAACGCGCCATCGCAGCTACAAAATATGCAAAAAAATACGTGGAAGATGTTGAATTTTATTGCGAAGATGCCGGACGTACCGACAACATTTATCTTGCAAAAGTAGTGGAAGCCGTTATTAAAGCAGGAGCTACTGTGGTTAATATTCCGGATACAACCGGCTATTGTTTGCCTTGGGAATATGGAGAAAAAATCAAATTTCTTTTTGAAAACGTAAAAGGAATTGNNAAAGCNATTNTATCCACACATTGCCANAACGATCTCGGAATGGCAACTGCAAATACAATGGCGGGAGTTTTGAACGGAGCTCGTCAGGTAGAAGTTACCATTAACGGAATTGGTGAACGCGCCGGAAATACATCATTGGAAGAAGTTGCAATGATACTAAAATGTCATAAAGGAATGAATATTGAAACACAAATCAATACACAAAAAATTTACCCTATTAGCCGTTTGGTTTCCAGTTTAATGAATATGCCGGTGCAACCAAACAAAGCGGTAGTAGGACGCAATGCTTTTGCACATTCTTCAGGAATACATCAGGATGGAGTTTTGAAAGGACGTGAAACCTATGAAATTATGGATCCGAAAGATGTAGGGATAGACGAAAATTCCATTATTTTAACGGCAAGAAGCGGACGCGCCGCTTTGAAACACAGATTGAGCATGCTTGGTGTGGAAGTAGAAAATGGAAAATTAGATGAAATTTACGGAGAATTCCTGAAATTGGCAGACAGGAAAAAAGATATTAACGATGACGATGTTTTAATGTTGGCAGGAAAAGAACGAGCTGAACATCAACGAATTAAAATTGAGTATTTGCAAGTAACATCGGGTGTCGGAGTAAAATCTGTAGCAAGTCTGGGATTAGTTATTGCAGGCGAGAAATTTGAAGCAGCCGCAAGTGGAAATGGTCCTGTTGACGCTGCTATCAAAGCATTAAAACAAATTATCAGACGTGAAATGAATCTTCAAGAATTTACAATTCAAGCTATCAGTCGTGGAAGCGATGATGTTGGTAAAGTTCACATGCAAGTAGAATATAAAGGACAAATTTACTATGGTTTTGGAGCAAATACCGATATTATTGCCGCATCAGTAGAAGCGTATGTAAATGCAATCAATAAATTTGTAAAATAG